A window from Branchiostoma floridae strain S238N-H82 chromosome 16, Bfl_VNyyK, whole genome shotgun sequence encodes these proteins:
- the LOC118403379 gene encoding putative malate dehydrogenase 1B, protein MAKFVIAGQADCPYYAKVELLADSLQSKLQDFHVHKIVKTPEEWKPWLQQLCADNGWTHGRSPIIWRELVDRGGKGLLIGGHNDFMEYARSYYGMTSGMLSEMMKNIAAENLAVTQELREEEETIRRQSKPLHVCVINAARSPAYHVLPSLVNGEILREEEIALHLHDSEENLEKLKGLEMEVFDLSFPFLKEISVTTDLPTAFQNAHIAIVLDDFDQGGKEDAIGDMETKVSFYKRVAEAINQTASKDIRVLVAGTGPLNSLVSILIDHTPSIPRQNIAAVAQVKERQAKSLLAKRLTVNSAGVCDVIVWGNVGGTTYTDVSRARVHGYDGAIWGPPSYSCSVSEMVHDNKWLEGEFLEQLQSRSHTIQDSLQHSADLSMAAAISSTLSYWWNGSPEGQLFSLAVCSEGFYNIPEGVVFSFPVMFHKGSWEVVQDIDMNEDMRVMLSSITAQLVEEKDLLLHPTNANHEKLLKVFGVTTDISTPSSVKLDKIMEETEKSSSEETPEAAAAAVSTGDETAPS, encoded by the exons ATGGCGAAGTTTGTGATCGCAG GCCAGGCTGACTGCCCCTACTATGCCAAGGTGGAGTTGTTGGCTGACAGCCTACAGTCAAAGCTCCAAGACTTCCATGTACACAAGATAGTCAAGACTCCAGAGGAATGGAAG CCCTGGCTACAGCAGCTGTGTGCAGACAATGGCTGGACCCACGGCAGATCACCCATCATCTGGAGGGAACTGGTGGACCGGGGAGGGAAGGGCCTCCTCATTGGTGGACACAACGACTTCATGGAGTATGCAAGG TCCTACTATGGCATGACGTCAGGCATGCTGAGTGAGATGATGAAGAACATCGCGGCAGAGAACCTTGCCGTGACGCAGGAGCTACGAGAGGAGGAAGAAACCATCAGGAGACAGAGCAAACCGCTTCACGTCTGCGTCATCAACGCAGCACGATCTCCCGCCTACCACGTACTGCCGTCTCTCGTGAATGGCGAGATACTACGCGAGGAGGAAATAGCCTTGCACTTACACGATTCAGAAGAGAACCTGGAGAAACTGAAAGGCTTGGAGATGGAGGTTTTTGACCTCTCCTTCCCGTTCTTGAAAGAGATATCCGTAACAACCGACCTCCCCACGGCATTCCAGAACGCACACATCGCCATCGTACTGGATGATTTTGACCAAGGTGGAAAGGAAGATGCTATTGGCGATATGGAGACTAAAGTGTCATTCTACAAACGTGTTGCAGAAGCAATCAACCAAACCGCAAGCAAAGACATCCGAGTACTTGTAGCTGGTACAGGGCCTCTGAACTCCTTGGTCAGTATCCTTATTGACCACACCCCCTCAATCCCGAGACAGAACATTGCAGCTGTGGCACAGGTGAAAGAGCGGCAAGCAAAGTCTCTGCTTGCAAAGCGGCTCACGGTTAATTCTGCAGGAGTTTGTGATGTCATTGTGTGGGGAAACGTTGGAGGCACCACGTACACAGATGTGTCGCGAGCAAGAGTGCATGGCTATGATGGAGCTATCTGGGGACCACCAAG CTACTCCTGTTCAGTATCAGAGATGGTTCACGATAACAAGTGGCTGGAGGGAGAGTTCCTAGAGCAGCTGCAGAGTCGCTCCCACACCATCCAGGATTCCCTGCAGCACTCCGCAGACCTGTCCATGGCTGCTGCCATCTCCAGCACCCTCAGCTACTGGTGGAACGGATCACCTGAGGGGCAGCTCTTCTCTCTGGCTGTGTGCTCCGAAG GTTTCTATAACATCCCAGAGGGTGTAGTCTTCTCCTTTCCCGTCATGTTCCACAAAGGCTCATGGGAGGTCGTACAGGACATCGACATGAACGAGGATATGAGGGTCATGCTGTCCAGTATCACAGCACAACTTGTGGAG GAAAAGGATCTCCTCTTACACCCGACCAACGCTAACCACGAGAAGTTGCTGAAGGTGTTTGGTGTGACCACTGACATTTCAACGCCTTCCTCCGTCAAACTGGATAAAATCATGGAGGAGACGGAAAAGTCTTCATCTGAGGAGACGCCTGAGGCTGCCGCTGCAGCTGTTAGTACTGGGGATGAGACCGCGCCGAGTTAA
- the LOC118403381 gene encoding MKI67 FHA domain-interacting nucleolar phosphoprotein-like translates to MASKTSTWNTKADLVPLEKDKAKELRARISKIKQAEVLRPGAVFVGHIPHGFFEPQVKRFFSQFGTVSRVRLARSKKTGGPKGYGYIEFECEEVAKVVAETMNNYLMFEKLLKCEFIPTERLHPKTFHGSNRKFLKPTRRSTAIRKHNKPKDAAATLQSAMRLASKNLGRKRKYAALGLNYDFSGYDDMAKKAKLQAASIVTPKVPKSEEEVKTSKQEPATLLLDSSDPEISFKTPPGVAKVKKVKKAAKKQT, encoded by the exons atggcgtCCAAAACGAGCACATGGAACACGAAAGCGGACTTGGTGCCTCTCGAGAAAGACAAAGCGAAGGAATTACGAGCAAGGATTAGCAAAATAAAACAG GCTGAAGTCCTGCGCCCAGGTGCAGTGTTTGTTGGCCATATTCCTCATGGCTTCTTTGAACCACAAGTCAAGAGGTTCTTCTCTCAGTTTGGCACGGTGTCAAGAGTACGGCTGGCAAGGAGCAAAAAG ACAGGCGGTCCCAAGGGGTATGGCTACATTGAGTTTGAGTGTGAGGAGGTTGCTAAGGTGGTGGCAGAGACCATGAACAACTACCTCATGTTTGAGAAGCTGCTGAAAT gtgAGTTTATTCCAACTGAAAGACTGCATCCCAAAACATTTCACGGATCGAACAGAAAGTTTCTCAAACCAACCAGACGTTCAACTGCCATAAGGAAACACAACAAGCCCAAG GATGCTGCCGCAACGCTTCAGTCAGCGATGCGTCTTGCATCCAAAAATCTTGGCAGGAAGAGAAAGTATGCAGCCTTGGGTCTTAACTACGACTTCAGCGGTTAT GATGACATGGCCAAAAAGGCCAAACTCCAAGCAGCCAGCATTGTGACACCCAAGGTTCCTAAGTCAGAAGAAGAAGTGAAGACATCAAAACAGGAGCCAGCCACACTTCTCCTGGACAGCTCGGACCCTGAGATATCTTTCAAGACACCTCCAGGAGTTGCAAAAGTCAAGAAAGTCAAGAAGGCTGCAAAGAAACAGACATAA
- the LOC118432729 gene encoding alpha-2,8-sialyltransferase 8B-like has translation MASETAPVWPQNYTSSDKRKEGGIRHRRRLVVFLTLLCLSVITNALLWLSRQGGLTNLMLLARRDKNTTDGNSSRPVFPEVSEAPFSVEDVELRRIRNAASKLHPDRKFRLGKWPVSCLRKTGKTKSKKHCPPSKHKIGNYRRCAVVGNSGIVLGSNCGADIDAKDYVIRIDLPPVAGFEKDVGRKTNMTVLNMDTPKRLEISSRLKNRSLDMYEHRLRGIAGTVLLANRESQPYLKKAFQRYHVSFVLLTSASSFTSAEKINPIASKIARKRYMKKHPSTGMATVLIATTFCDRLFLYGFFPFGQDENKRPIPYHYYPDDGIRQKPIAKDKMHHMDTEYSFYKRLNQSSKGVLKLHIRECDNQ, from the exons ATGGCGTCGGAAACAGCTCCTGTATGGCCACAGAACTACACGTCTTCCGACAAGCGCAAAGAAGGAGGAATACGACATAGAAGAAGACTGGTTGTTTTCTTAACTTTACTTTGTCTATCGGTTATTACTAATGCCTTACTGTGGCTGTCAAG ACAGGGGGGACTGACAAATCTGATGCTGCTTGCCAGACGAGACAAAAATACGACGGACGGGAATTCTTCGCGTCCAGTCTTCCCTGAAGTCTCTGAGGCACCATTCAGTGTTGAAGACGTTGAGTTGAGACGGATAAG AAATGCTGCATCGAAACTTCATCCGGACAGAAAATTTAGGCTGGGAAAGTGGCCAGTGTCCTGTCTTCGGAAAACGgggaaaacaaaatcaaagaaacATTGCCCTCCATCTAAACACAAGATAGGAAACTATAGGAGATGCGCCGTAGTTGGAAACAGCGGCATCGTATTGGGCAGCAACTGCGGTGCTGACATCGATGCCAAAGATTACGTCATACGAATAGATCTGCCACCTGTCGCAGGATTTGAAAAGGACGTTGGCCGAAAAACCAACATGACAGTTTTAAACATGGACACACCAAAACGGCTTGAAATATCTTCTCGTTTGAAAAACAGAAGTCTGGATATGTACGAACATCGCTTGAGGGGCATCGCCGGTACAGTTCTACTTGCAAATAGAGAATCCCAACCTTATCTCAAGAAGGCTTTCCAACGATATCATGTTTCCTTCGTCTTGTTGACCAGCGCATCAAGCTTTACAAGTGCAGAGAAAATCAACCC GATCGCTTCTAAGATAGCCCGGAAGAGATACATGAAGAAACATCCATCCACTGGTATGGCGACCGTCCTCATAGCCACCACGTTCTGTGACCGGCTCTTTCTGTACGGCTTCTTCCCGTTTGGTCAGGATGAGAACAAGAGACCCATTCCTTACCACTACTACCCAGATGATGGAATAAGACAAAAACCGATCGCTAAAGATAAGATGCATCACATGGACACGGAGTACAGTTTTTACAAAAGACTGAACCAAAGCTCTAAAGGCGTTTTGAAGTTACATATTCGAGAGTGTGACAACCAGTAA